Proteins encoded in a region of the Sulfurospirillum arsenophilum NBRC 109478 genome:
- a CDS encoding TonB-dependent receptor domain-containing protein, with translation MRRWLFAFSGVLSLSINAFCDSSIEGLLNTIEKKSDLSEKTKLENSGFSTIYTCNDLAMMQVRNLSDILKYTMDGYRTSRYGLPDPLTFGPVPFSSSLIRIFIDDQEITTAMYGSGMVILGDLDLGFADHIEVYNLSTSFAYSSEPTSVLIRIFSKKADRDGRGSFQSMVTSRGGSTQNVQYIGKENEIDYITRISASNDIRKEYETSKDDLNRDVKRYNVFTSIKDETQSILINASKTNKGGWLGPSMDASLDTSKITSEDAHLGYSKTFDDLKFSIAYDGLKDHTLYEDTPLFSYKGTPIRSIENKSHSSALSTELKYATQIGDHHLITGAKYRDKIINFDSVQMNGSDIPKSGLTRQSVGSLFVEDSYAFTDTLVGTLGVQNSHVNNNSGYDSEDVQMLRAGITYTNDHWTSKSFVFHTESYIEPYLIGSFYMKSAYPEKMTLDSIAQEFKYEEGPSLYEFFISYAWMQDAPFVNADLRVDTAKGITTHFSSYLQYTYNYEAMNKISLAYRYKEIDHAGYLKEFRNHQVVLRNQNRYRKFDFFEEMFVTRSEYYNDTGYDLTLGVRYNVSDHLIISLKGQNLLNKGEKQYMTRFDFSTMSSMETLSIPVQERIVMLGFEWLF, from the coding sequence ATGCGAAGATGGCTGTTTGCTTTTTCTGGTGTGCTGAGTTTAAGCATCAATGCCTTTTGCGATAGTTCGATTGAAGGGCTTTTAAATACAATCGAAAAGAAAAGCGATCTCTCCGAAAAAACCAAGTTAGAAAACAGTGGTTTTTCTACGATTTATACTTGCAATGACCTAGCTATGATGCAAGTGCGAAACCTCAGTGATATTTTAAAATACACAATGGACGGTTATCGTACCAGCCGTTATGGTTTACCCGATCCCCTTACCTTTGGGCCTGTTCCTTTTTCTTCCAGTTTAATACGCATTTTTATTGATGACCAAGAGATTACCACTGCAATGTATGGTAGTGGTATGGTGATTCTAGGTGACTTAGACTTAGGGTTTGCCGATCATATTGAAGTGTATAATCTTTCCACCTCTTTTGCCTATTCGAGTGAGCCAACTTCCGTACTCATTCGTATTTTTTCCAAAAAAGCAGATAGAGACGGTCGAGGTAGCTTTCAAAGCATGGTCACCAGTCGTGGTGGTTCAACCCAAAATGTCCAGTATATTGGAAAAGAAAACGAAATAGACTACATAACACGTATCTCTGCATCCAATGATATACGCAAAGAGTACGAGACAAGCAAAGATGATCTTAACCGTGATGTAAAGCGTTACAATGTGTTTACAAGCATCAAAGACGAGACACAAAGTATTCTTATCAATGCCTCAAAAACCAATAAAGGCGGTTGGCTAGGGCCTAGTATGGACGCTAGTTTGGATACCTCTAAAATTACTTCAGAAGATGCACATCTGGGTTACTCTAAAACGTTTGACGATCTCAAATTTTCGATTGCGTATGATGGCTTAAAAGATCATACCTTGTATGAAGACACCCCATTGTTTTCCTATAAAGGTACACCAATTCGTAGTATTGAAAATAAAAGTCATAGCTCTGCACTTTCTACTGAGCTCAAATACGCTACCCAAATAGGTGATCATCATCTTATCACTGGAGCGAAGTATCGCGATAAAATAATCAATTTCGACTCAGTTCAGATGAATGGAAGTGATATTCCTAAAAGTGGTCTTACACGTCAATCGGTAGGTTCTCTTTTTGTAGAAGATAGTTATGCTTTTACAGACACGTTAGTAGGCACTCTGGGCGTACAAAATAGCCACGTCAATAATAATAGCGGCTATGATAGTGAAGATGTGCAGATGCTTCGTGCTGGCATTACCTATACCAATGATCACTGGACTTCTAAAAGCTTTGTGTTTCATACTGAGAGTTATATAGAGCCTTATTTGATAGGTTCCTTTTACATGAAATCGGCTTATCCTGAAAAGATGACACTTGATTCTATTGCCCAAGAGTTTAAATACGAAGAAGGCCCATCGCTTTATGAATTTTTTATAAGCTACGCTTGGATGCAAGATGCTCCTTTTGTCAATGCTGATTTACGCGTAGATACTGCCAAGGGGATCACAACACATTTTAGCTCTTACCTTCAGTATACGTACAATTATGAAGCCATGAATAAAATTTCACTGGCGTATCGCTATAAAGAGATCGATCATGCAGGGTATCTCAAAGAGTTTAGAAATCATCAAGTGGTGTTACGAAACCAAAACCGTTACCGTAAGTTCGACTTTTTTGAAGAGATGTTTGTGACACGTAGCGAATACTACAATGATACAGGCTACGATTTAACGCTTGGTGTACGCTATAACGTTAGCGATCATTTAATCATCAGTCTCAAAGGACAAAATCTTTTGAATAAAGGTGAAAAACAATATATGACACGGTTTGATTTTTCAACAATGTCATCTATGGAAACTTTAAGTATTCCTGTTCAAGAACGCATTGTCATGTTAGGGTTCGAATGGCTCTTTTAA
- a CDS encoding cation:proton antiporter has translation MENLIFLAHVVLLMVLSPIISRLFRIPTPVVEILLGSFAVWIGLLHVDNDVFRSLAKIGFFYLMFLAGLEIDIQRFLHYRDRFLKKAILYFICLYSISIILYIVFGLSPVYIVAIPIVSLGMIMALINQHGRSHKWLELSLIIGVIGELISIGALVIFDGAITHGLGWYFFKSILILIAVLFSSYFLYRLLKIIFWWYPNLKRIIMPNNDTMHQSLRFSMALFFVLIATMQWLEIDMVLGAFIAGIFISNFFAHKKELPHQLSMFGFGFLVPLFFIFVGTTLDLNLVFTTHILTHALWIVIAMVGARMASSFAAYYSYLGLRSTILFSLGDSMPLTFLVAIATIAVKNGAIGNEEYASFIVAALMEGIVIMTLIQFLMFIFNRFDKKNEEKL, from the coding sequence TTGGAAAATCTGATTTTTTTAGCGCATGTTGTGCTTTTGATGGTACTTTCTCCTATTATTTCTCGTCTTTTTCGTATTCCTACCCCTGTTGTTGAAATTTTACTAGGCTCTTTTGCAGTTTGGATAGGTCTTTTACATGTAGACAATGATGTCTTTCGCAGTCTCGCTAAAATAGGGTTTTTCTACTTGATGTTCCTTGCTGGCCTTGAGATTGACATACAGCGGTTTTTGCACTATCGTGATCGTTTTTTAAAAAAAGCTATTTTGTATTTTATCTGTTTGTACAGTATCTCCATTATTCTTTATATTGTCTTTGGACTTTCACCTGTGTATATCGTAGCGATTCCTATCGTTTCACTCGGCATGATTATGGCGCTCATTAACCAGCATGGACGAAGCCACAAATGGTTGGAGCTTTCGCTAATTATTGGTGTTATTGGAGAATTGATTAGTATTGGGGCTCTTGTTATTTTTGATGGTGCGATTACGCATGGGCTTGGCTGGTATTTTTTCAAAAGTATTTTAATTCTTATTGCCGTTCTTTTTTCATCCTATTTCCTTTATCGCTTACTCAAAATTATCTTTTGGTGGTATCCAAATCTAAAACGTATCATCATGCCCAATAACGATACGATGCATCAAAGTTTACGCTTTAGTATGGCACTCTTTTTTGTGTTGATTGCAACGATGCAATGGCTTGAAATTGATATGGTTTTGGGCGCTTTCATCGCAGGTATTTTTATCTCTAACTTTTTTGCCCATAAAAAAGAGCTTCCACATCAACTCTCGATGTTTGGCTTTGGCTTTTTAGTTCCTCTCTTTTTTATCTTTGTTGGAACAACCCTCGATCTTAATCTTGTCTTTACCACGCATATTTTAACCCATGCACTCTGGATTGTGATAGCCATGGTGGGTGCGCGTATGGCAAGCTCATTTGCAGCATATTACAGCTATTTGGGATTGCGAAGTACAATATTATTTAGTCTTGGTGACTCGATGCCCCTTACTTTCTTGGTTGCTATTGCAACAATTGCTGTCAAAAATGGTGCGATTGGAAATGAGGAGTATGCTTCGTTTATTGTGGCTGCTTTGATGGAAGGTATTGTGATTATGACGTTGATTCAATTTTTGATGTTTATTTTCAACCGTTTTGATAAGAAGAATGAAGAAAAACTATAG
- the truD gene encoding tRNA pseudouridine(13) synthase TruD, giving the protein MIRQFFLTHSPISAMFTKNSSDFVVSEIPLYPFSGEGEHLVLHVRKKDMTTWDMLQYLSEVTGCKVRDFGYAGLKDKDGMTTQYISLHKNFETKLANFTHDKIKILDTTYHNNKIRTGHLKGNRFFVRLKKVNPIDARKLQDGLKKISKEGFPNFFGYQRFGIDGDNYVKGKAILEGKRQERNHKMKEFFINAYQSYLFNNWLSKRIELSRLIEEFNLADATRATNLPKEMVDSLKKQPQFFKLMHGDVLHHYPAGKAFVCENVEEELPRFLEHGITIAGWLLGDKNIRAEYEAGVIEKQIFEECEPFLDKLNGSRRFAWSFAEDVEGVYKEEEAWFEMHFSLPKGSYATVIIEELIKDTL; this is encoded by the coding sequence ATGATTAGACAATTTTTTCTCACCCATTCGCCCATTAGTGCGATGTTTACCAAAAACAGCAGTGACTTCGTGGTCAGTGAAATTCCTCTTTACCCTTTCAGTGGTGAGGGTGAGCATCTGGTTTTACATGTAAGAAAAAAAGATATGACAACATGGGATATGTTGCAGTACCTTAGTGAAGTGACAGGGTGTAAAGTCCGTGACTTTGGGTATGCAGGACTCAAAGACAAAGATGGCATGACCACACAGTACATTTCACTGCACAAAAATTTCGAGACAAAACTCGCCAATTTTACACACGATAAGATCAAAATACTCGATACTACCTACCATAACAATAAAATCCGTACAGGGCATCTCAAAGGCAATCGCTTTTTTGTGCGCCTTAAAAAAGTCAACCCAATCGATGCGCGAAAACTTCAAGATGGACTCAAAAAGATCAGCAAAGAGGGTTTCCCTAACTTCTTTGGGTATCAGCGTTTTGGTATAGATGGCGATAACTATGTTAAAGGTAAAGCAATCTTAGAAGGAAAACGTCAAGAGCGCAACCATAAGATGAAAGAATTTTTTATCAATGCTTATCAAAGTTATCTCTTTAACAACTGGCTTTCCAAGCGCATTGAGCTAAGTCGTTTGATCGAAGAATTTAACTTAGCGGATGCAACACGTGCAACGAATTTACCTAAAGAGATGGTCGATAGCCTTAAAAAACAGCCACAATTTTTCAAGTTGATGCATGGCGATGTTTTACATCATTACCCTGCTGGGAAAGCGTTTGTGTGTGAAAATGTAGAAGAAGAGTTACCGCGTTTTTTAGAGCATGGCATTACTATAGCAGGTTGGTTACTGGGTGACAAAAACATTCGAGCAGAGTATGAAGCTGGTGTGATTGAAAAGCAAATTTTTGAAGAGTGTGAACCTTTCTTAGACAAACTTAATGGAAGCAGACGTTTTGCGTGGAGCTTTGCAGAGGATGTTGAGGGCGTTTATAAAGAAGAAGAGGCTTGGTTTGAAATGCACTTTTCATTGCCTAAAGGCTCGTATGCGACCGTAATTATAGAAGAGCTAATAAAAGATACGCTATAA
- a CDS encoding thiamine-phosphate kinase, whose protein sequence is MSKEAFFISNFSSQMIGDDGAVIGKQVYSKDLFCEDIHFKRAWMSLPQIAEKSMLVNFSDAIAMNAKPKWAMIGVVIPKQFSYAELNELAQGFQNVAKAYGIEIIGGDTTAGKKLMISISVISELQGKALYRKNAKVGDFVAFTGALGNSYKELTKLLRGGHIGKASRFMKPDLKAKFIYKAAKHLNAGMDISDGLSKDLSRLLKASGNLGLHVKHTMPKRTLCSGEEYEMLFTFDARKKKLIERIAKQSRTKMTIIGKVVRKRYACRCKEHHF, encoded by the coding sequence ATGTCAAAAGAGGCATTTTTTATCTCCAACTTTTCGAGCCAAATGATTGGCGATGATGGGGCTGTTATCGGTAAACAGGTTTATTCAAAAGACCTTTTTTGTGAGGATATTCACTTTAAAAGAGCGTGGATGAGCTTGCCTCAAATCGCTGAAAAAAGCATGTTGGTTAACTTCTCCGATGCCATTGCAATGAATGCCAAGCCCAAATGGGCAATGATTGGAGTGGTGATTCCCAAACAGTTTAGTTACGCGGAGCTGAATGAGCTTGCTCAAGGCTTCCAAAACGTTGCTAAGGCTTATGGCATAGAGATTATCGGAGGCGATACCACTGCTGGGAAAAAGCTGATGATCTCCATCAGTGTCATCTCTGAACTTCAAGGCAAAGCGCTTTACCGTAAAAATGCAAAAGTGGGTGATTTCGTAGCATTCACAGGAGCGCTTGGTAACTCCTATAAAGAGCTGACAAAACTTTTACGCGGTGGTCATATTGGCAAAGCGTCACGTTTTATGAAACCTGATTTAAAAGCGAAGTTTATCTATAAAGCTGCCAAGCATTTAAATGCGGGTATGGATATCTCCGATGGACTCTCCAAAGACCTCTCAAGGCTTCTCAAAGCCAGTGGAAATTTGGGTTTACATGTAAAGCACACAATGCCCAAACGAACGCTGTGCAGCGGCGAAGAGTATGAGATGCTTTTCACTTTTGATGCACGTAAAAAAAAGCTAATAGAGCGCATAGCCAAACAGTCACGTACAAAAATGACTATTATTGGCAAAGTAGTGCGTAAACGCTATGCCTGTCGTTGTAAAGAACACCATTTTTAA
- a CDS encoding DUF5644 domain-containing protein — protein MECKLELSVFRFDAKTDFLPYYKKHFITIDRSLSVNDLFALIQSEDCSFDYPKGKLAALKINGKALFSDASIDGIITSFGKSLTLEPLNTKHVTKDMIINTDDFYKSFALIETLVDIKDKALFEQYIIYHYASSVLDLIEGFQGDALFAFAYDMMQKHPERKREILEIVANEHTGVFLHVRLCKKIYPCGADVEKKITELKNEVMKLRPFANPLVEKFSHYIDLL, from the coding sequence ATGGAGTGTAAGCTCGAGCTGAGCGTCTTTCGCTTTGACGCTAAAACGGATTTTTTACCTTATTATAAAAAACATTTTATCACGATCGATCGTAGCCTTAGTGTTAACGATCTTTTTGCCCTTATTCAATCTGAAGATTGCAGTTTTGATTACCCAAAAGGCAAATTAGCTGCCTTGAAAATCAATGGCAAAGCGCTTTTTAGCGATGCAAGTATCGATGGCATAATTACCTCTTTTGGAAAATCACTCACATTAGAGCCTCTCAACACCAAGCATGTTACCAAAGATATGATCATCAATACCGATGATTTTTACAAAAGTTTTGCATTGATCGAAACGTTGGTTGATATTAAGGACAAAGCACTTTTTGAGCAGTATATTATCTACCATTACGCATCAAGCGTTCTTGATTTGATCGAAGGCTTCCAAGGCGACGCGCTCTTTGCGTTTGCCTATGATATGATGCAGAAACACCCTGAACGTAAACGTGAAATTTTAGAAATTGTTGCCAATGAACACACTGGCGTATTTTTACATGTAAGACTGTGTAAGAAAATTTACCCTTGTGGTGCAGATGTTGAGAAGAAGATCACCGAGCTTAAAAACGAAGTGATGAAACTCAGACCATTTGCTAACCCACTTGTTGAAAAATTTTCGCATTACATCGATCTTTTGTAA
- a CDS encoding HdrB C-terminal domain-containing protein, whose product MKNYFLFDTLIQREKTAPMILAARKLIELLNIDAPSFKGAKNDLGSEFMGLDRLKFLEHYAYNLTLAADEKRDILCFEQSSLISHAHTKDILLNDANLKFEIAERLQKHNVSLNLDVNVVSLEQLLLEEVGAEKLASLLKNPFGNFQTARFLGSNACRAKKYRKEDLLIQLLDLIKLKQIKHESTYESDGFEVFDASPLLAKKLGSKAMLDMFDNAADFVLVSDARSFIMFDFYQKELEKVSGRDIGLSVLSLAELLLLAFGETNKKAIGLDQHKVAITLI is encoded by the coding sequence ATGAAAAACTATTTTCTTTTTGATACCCTAATCCAACGTGAAAAAACGGCCCCAATGATTTTGGCGGCACGAAAACTCATCGAACTTTTAAACATTGACGCACCCTCTTTCAAAGGGGCAAAAAATGATCTTGGAAGTGAGTTTATGGGGCTAGACCGTCTCAAATTTTTAGAGCATTATGCCTATAACCTTACGTTAGCAGCCGATGAGAAACGCGATATTCTCTGTTTTGAGCAAAGTTCTTTGATCTCGCATGCGCATACTAAAGATATTCTTTTAAACGATGCTAACCTTAAATTTGAAATCGCTGAGCGTTTGCAAAAGCATAATGTATCGCTTAATTTAGACGTCAATGTTGTCTCTTTAGAACAACTGCTTCTTGAAGAAGTGGGCGCTGAAAAACTGGCAAGTTTGCTTAAAAATCCATTTGGAAACTTTCAAACAGCTCGTTTCTTAGGCTCTAACGCATGCAGGGCTAAAAAATACCGTAAAGAAGATCTCTTAATCCAACTTCTTGACCTTATCAAACTAAAACAGATCAAACACGAAAGCACTTATGAGAGTGATGGTTTTGAAGTTTTTGACGCTTCACCACTCCTTGCTAAAAAACTAGGTTCAAAAGCAATGCTTGATATGTTTGACAATGCCGCTGATTTTGTACTGGTAAGTGATGCACGAAGCTTTATCATGTTTGATTTTTACCAAAAAGAGCTTGAAAAAGTTTCAGGACGCGATATTGGGCTGAGCGTTTTAAGCCTTGCAGAACTGCTACTGCTTGCTTTTGGTGAAACCAATAAAAAAGCCATTGGTTTGGATCAACACAAAGTAGCCATAACTCTTATCTAA
- a CDS encoding class II SORL domain-containing protein: protein MPKINRYVDIDTVEREARKDYIDRHSPFIACDATAKQNAPFKVTVKVGNAYTHPDDFDHYIANVQLYNADVLLARADFVSGTLGGQDKKGQAEVTFTIVPTGKKLNLVAQSYCTKHGVWESDPVEVTVEE, encoded by the coding sequence ATGCCAAAAATCAATCGTTATGTTGATATTGACACCGTTGAGAGAGAAGCACGAAAAGATTATATCGATAGACACTCTCCATTTATCGCCTGTGACGCGACTGCAAAACAAAATGCACCCTTTAAAGTGACTGTCAAAGTTGGCAATGCCTATACTCATCCCGATGATTTTGACCACTACATCGCAAACGTTCAACTTTACAATGCAGATGTTCTTTTAGCACGCGCTGATTTTGTCTCTGGAACCCTTGGGGGACAAGACAAAAAAGGACAAGCAGAAGTAACGTTTACCATCGTTCCAACGGGTAAAAAACTAAACCTCGTTGCTCAAAGCTACTGTACAAAACACGGTGTTTGGGAAAGCGATCCTGTTGAAGTAACTGTCGAAGAATAA
- a CDS encoding SIR2 family protein, which translates to MKKSELEAQIKEGSLIPFLGMGVFKETKTADGDQIPFDSDSMILSLNGGRAMSPRLMYEYSRAAMSLEQRKGRPFIEQMTNHIFTHKPYPMPEVYTWLKTLMPHYVVDLNLDDSLLKLYAEVDHFLITGVSRIMAGYDRFLVYMYTSVTKEYHRVEKELLSPMLPILFKPLGCTVPEKSFIISDADFVDWLTEAMGGYALPPFLKTFKNDKEYLFLGIDFDRDTYRMVANEVTLGLNGGYLVNDKEKISKKEEKFLTSHKIEKLETPLGSFLKGA; encoded by the coding sequence GTGAAGAAGAGTGAATTAGAAGCACAAATTAAAGAGGGCAGTTTAATTCCCTTTCTTGGGATGGGTGTCTTTAAAGAGACTAAAACAGCAGATGGAGATCAAATCCCCTTTGATAGCGACTCAATGATCTTAAGCCTCAACGGTGGTCGTGCGATGTCACCTCGTTTGATGTATGAGTATTCCCGTGCGGCTATGAGTTTGGAGCAACGTAAAGGAAGACCGTTCATTGAGCAGATGACAAACCATATCTTTACACACAAGCCTTACCCCATGCCAGAAGTTTATACATGGCTCAAAACCTTGATGCCACACTATGTAGTTGATCTCAATTTGGATGATTCACTTCTGAAACTTTACGCAGAGGTTGATCATTTTTTGATTACAGGGGTGAGCCGTATTATGGCGGGATATGATCGTTTTTTGGTTTACATGTACACTTCTGTAACCAAAGAGTACCATCGTGTGGAAAAAGAGTTATTAAGTCCGATGTTGCCCATTCTCTTTAAGCCTTTAGGGTGCACGGTTCCTGAAAAAAGCTTTATTATCAGTGATGCAGATTTTGTGGATTGGCTCACGGAAGCGATGGGTGGTTACGCACTTCCTCCATTCTTGAAAACGTTTAAAAATGACAAAGAGTATCTGTTTTTAGGGATTGATTTTGATCGTGATACGTATCGTATGGTTGCGAATGAAGTCACATTGGGGCTTAATGGCGGATACTTAGTGAATGATAAAGAAAAAATCAGTAAAAAAGAGGAGAAGTTTCTAACATCTCATAAAATTGAAAAGTTAGAAACTCCATTGGGAAGTTTTTTAAAGGGTGCCTAA
- a CDS encoding sigma 54-interacting transcriptional regulator — translation MVAFDAKCGDCLTTRELMTLYETAMVVSNSQNLVASLEKALFILKTRLHLEKCVIHTLNDENLLTVYACIDFSKHQKELATYKLGEGATGFAAQSKEPVVIENLHNDMMFLNKSGNRDQNAISYIAVPMLVDQEVIGVLGASITKTTAIDFESTIRVLTILSSIFAQSIRSHDINLKEKERLKELKLYYKMEWDSKVHNFGDIIGESPKMKSVYHVVERIAESNVTVLVRGETGTGKELVAAAIHKRSKRREEPFIKLNCAAITDTLIESELFGHEKGAFTDAKEARKGRFELADGGTLFLDEIGDISASAQVKLLRVLQEREFERVGGSKTVKVNVRLVAATNRNLEEMVKNGSFREDLYYRLNVIPIDLPPLRERGDDIALLVNFFLQKSMSNHKKRIVITDEAMEILCQYTWPGNVRELENTVERIVLMGSEDGISADEMLLLLPAFNQKLMCQRRILSEEE, via the coding sequence ATGGTTGCGTTTGATGCCAAATGTGGGGATTGCCTCACGACCAGAGAACTGATGACACTCTATGAAACAGCCATGGTTGTTTCAAATTCTCAGAATTTAGTAGCATCGCTTGAAAAAGCGTTATTTATTTTAAAAACGAGATTGCATTTAGAAAAATGCGTTATTCATACACTGAATGATGAAAATCTTTTAACTGTTTACGCCTGTATTGATTTTAGTAAGCATCAAAAAGAGCTTGCAACGTATAAACTAGGTGAGGGCGCAACAGGGTTTGCTGCACAAAGTAAAGAGCCTGTTGTCATTGAAAATTTACATAACGATATGATGTTTTTAAACAAATCAGGCAATCGCGATCAAAACGCTATCTCATACATAGCCGTTCCTATGCTGGTCGATCAAGAGGTTATTGGTGTTTTGGGTGCGAGCATTACGAAAACAACAGCGATTGATTTTGAAAGTACGATTCGTGTTTTGACTATTTTAAGCTCTATTTTTGCGCAGTCAATCAGGTCGCATGACATCAATCTCAAAGAAAAAGAGCGCCTTAAAGAGCTCAAACTTTACTATAAAATGGAGTGGGACTCAAAAGTGCACAATTTTGGCGATATCATTGGTGAGAGCCCAAAAATGAAGAGTGTTTACCATGTTGTTGAGCGTATCGCTGAGAGCAATGTGACGGTTTTGGTACGGGGCGAAACGGGTACGGGAAAAGAACTTGTAGCTGCAGCGATTCATAAGCGCTCTAAACGTCGTGAAGAGCCATTTATCAAACTTAACTGTGCCGCCATTACCGATACACTCATTGAGAGTGAGTTATTTGGGCATGAAAAAGGAGCGTTTACGGACGCTAAAGAGGCACGTAAAGGGCGTTTTGAACTTGCAGATGGCGGTACACTCTTTTTGGATGAAATCGGCGATATTTCAGCCTCTGCACAAGTGAAACTTTTACGTGTTTTACAAGAGCGAGAGTTTGAACGTGTGGGTGGCTCTAAAACCGTTAAAGTCAATGTACGCCTTGTTGCCGCGACCAATCGAAACCTTGAAGAGATGGTTAAAAATGGTAGCTTTAGAGAAGATTTGTACTACCGACTTAATGTTATACCCATTGATCTGCCACCGCTTCGTGAGCGTGGCGATGACATTGCTCTTTTGGTGAATTTCTTTTTGCAAAAATCGATGAGCAACCACAAAAAACGTATCGTCATCACCGATGAAGCGATGGAGATACTCTGCCAGTACACATGGCCTGGAAATGTGCGCGAACTTGAAAATACGGTTGAACGCATCGTTCTAATGGGCAGTGAAGATGGCATAAGTGCCGATGAAATGTTACTACTGCTTCCAGCCTTTAATCAAAAATTGATGTGTCAACGAAGGATATTAAGTGAAGAAGAGTGA
- the nifT gene encoding putative nitrogen fixation protein NifT, whose protein sequence is MAKVMLREEGGEICFYIAKKDMEEMITKIEFESEEKWGGEVELSNGETWWIQPGPKKLPKEEVCKKLSD, encoded by the coding sequence ATGGCAAAAGTAATGCTAAGAGAAGAGGGCGGAGAAATCTGCTTTTATATTGCAAAAAAAGATATGGAAGAGATGATCACAAAAATCGAATTTGAGAGTGAAGAGAAATGGGGTGGCGAAGTGGAGCTTAGCAATGGTGAGACATGGTGGATTCAACCAGGTCCAAAAAAACTTCCTAAAGAAGAGGTTTGTAAAAAACTCTCCGATTGA